From the genome of Arthrobacter russicus:
AATGGAATCTCCACCCGGAGGACGTGCTGCCGCTCTGGGTCGCGGAGATGGATTTCGCCACCGCTCCGGTGATCGTCGACGAACTCCACCGGGCGGTACAGGAAGAATCCTTCGGCTACGCCTCGCCACGGCAGCCGGCGTTGGCGGCGGCCCTGGCCGAATTCAGTGCCGCCCGCTATGACTGGTCCTTCGAGCCCGAGGCGATGCGGATCCTGCCGGAAGTGCTCACCGGGGTCCGGTGGGGGATCGACGCGTTCAGCAAGCCCGGCAGTGCCGTGATCCTGCCGGTGCCCGCCTACATGCCCTTCTTCGAACTGGTCCGTTCGATGGGCCGGGAAATCATCGAGGTCCGGTTCATCGAAGCGGGCGGGCGTTGGGTCCTGGATTTGGCCGGCGTCGAACAGGCTCTGCGGGCCGGGGCGGGCACATTGCTGCTGACGAATCCGCACAATCCGCTCGGCAAGACCTTCAGCAGCGCCGAGTCCGCGGCCATTGCCGGGCTCGTGGACCGGTATGGCGCCCGGGTGGTTTCGGACGAGATCCACGGCCCGTTGACTTACGACCGGGTGCACGTGCCGTATGCCTCGGTCAATGACACTGCTTTTGCGCACACGCTGACCTTGGTATCGACCTCGAAAGCCTGGAATCTGCCCGGTTTGTGCGCGGCCCAGGCGATTGTGGGCAGCGCCGCGGACCGGACCGCCTGGGATGCCTGGACCCTTGGCGAGACCCACGGGGTATCCCCGCTCGGAGTGCGGGCTTCGACGGCGGCCTACCGGAATGGCGTGCCCTGGTTGGACGGCTTGCTCGGCCAACTGCGAACCAACCGGCAATTCCTGTTCGAGCGTCTGGCCGAGGTTCCGGGGCTGCAAGCGATCACCCCGGAAGCGACGTATCTGGCCTGGCTCGACTTCACCGAGGTGGAGCTCGGCGCGCGCTACCAGGCCGGTGAGGGGCCGGCGTCGTACTTTTTGCGCGAGGCGAAACTGGCCTTTGTGCCGGGAAGTTCCTGCGGCGCGGACAGCCTGAATTGCCTGCGGCTCAATTTCGGTACAACGCCGGGCATCCTGGAACAAGCCATGGACGCCATGCTGGCCGCGTTGCCCGCTTAGCCGCCCGGGGCCTGCCCGCAGGCCCGTCCCAAGGACGCGTGCCGTGGGCTGGGACGTCCCAGCCCACGGCAGTCCCGGATTGGACGGGCCTGCGGTGGATCAGCCGGTTACCCGGGCCACGAACTTCGCGGTGCGTTCGGTGAGCGCCTCGATCTGCAGCGCCCGGGTGGTATCCCAGTCGGCGTGCCGTCGACTGGCCGACACCTCGGCCCGGACATTGCGCGAACACCGGAAATCGGAACAGATCAGGGTTCCCACAGTGTTGCCATCCCGGCCGGCATGACCGGCGCGGCGG
Proteins encoded in this window:
- a CDS encoding MalY/PatB family protein — protein: MNPEPASFDFSSPTARTLRARQGIKWNLHPEDVLPLWVAEMDFATAPVIVDELHRAVQEESFGYASPRQPALAAALAEFSAARYDWSFEPEAMRILPEVLTGVRWGIDAFSKPGSAVILPVPAYMPFFELVRSMGREIIEVRFIEAGGRWVLDLAGVEQALRAGAGTLLLTNPHNPLGKTFSSAESAAIAGLVDRYGARVVSDEIHGPLTYDRVHVPYASVNDTAFAHTLTLVSTSKAWNLPGLCAAQAIVGSAADRTAWDAWTLGETHGVSPLGVRASTAAYRNGVPWLDGLLGQLRTNRQFLFERLAEVPGLQAITPEATYLAWLDFTEVELGARYQAGEGPASYFLREAKLAFVPGSSCGADSLNCLRLNFGTTPGILEQAMDAMLAALPA